A genomic region of Desulfosarcina ovata subsp. ovata contains the following coding sequences:
- a CDS encoding virulence RhuM family protein encodes MSEEITGKGELIVYQTEDGRVKLDVRLEDETVWLTQNMMAELFQTTQQNISLHIRNVYEEGELAPEGTHKKFLSVQQEGKRQVRRSLDFYNLDMIISVGYRVKSLIATRFRIWATQRLKEYLVKGFTMDDERLKNPPVAGSVVPDYFDEMLARIRDIRASERRMYLRVKEIFAMAGDYNPSWAETTKFFSVIQNKLHYAATGLTAAELIRSRADNTLPNMGLTSWKADEVRKTDVTIAKNYLNEKEIDELNRIVVMWLDFAEDQALRRKQVFMKDWERKLDEFLKFNDRNVLPNAGCVSKKVADEHAKLAYDRFAKRRRSYKEDVGVINNINALEIAAKQLPKAKK; translated from the coding sequence AGAAATAACGGGAAAAGGGGAATTGATCGTCTATCAGACCGAAGACGGCAGGGTTAAACTGGATGTCCGATTGGAGGATGAGACGGTCTGGCTGACCCAGAACATGATGGCCGAATTGTTTCAAACCACTCAGCAAAACATCAGCCTTCACATTCGTAATGTTTACGAAGAGGGCGAACTGGCACCGGAAGGAACTCACAAGAAATTCTTGTCGGTTCAACAGGAGGGCAAACGACAGGTCCGCCGCAGCCTGGATTTTTACAATCTGGACATGATCATCTCGGTGGGCTATCGGGTCAAGAGCCTCATCGCCACCCGGTTTCGCATCTGGGCCACCCAGCGGCTCAAGGAGTACTTGGTCAAGGGCTTCACCATGGATGACGAGCGGCTGAAGAATCCGCCCGTGGCCGGATCGGTTGTGCCGGATTACTTCGACGAAATGCTGGCTCGCATCCGCGACATCCGTGCCAGCGAGCGTCGCATGTACCTGCGGGTTAAAGAGATATTCGCCATGGCCGGTGATTACAACCCCTCCTGGGCCGAGACCACCAAATTTTTCAGTGTCATCCAGAACAAGCTGCACTATGCGGCCACCGGCCTGACCGCCGCCGAACTGATCCGTAGCCGTGCCGACAACACCCTGCCCAACATGGGCTTGACCAGTTGGAAAGCGGACGAGGTACGCAAGACCGATGTGACCATCGCCAAGAATTACCTCAACGAGAAAGAAATCGACGAACTCAACCGCATCGTGGTCATGTGGCTGGATTTTGCCGAAGACCAAGCCCTTCGCCGCAAGCAGGTTTTCATGAAGGATTGGGAGCGGAAGTTGGATGAGTTTCTTAAGTTCAATGACCGTAATGTGCTTCCCAATGCTGGGTGCGTGAGCAAGAAGGTAGCGGATGAGCATGCAAAATTAGCGTATGATCGGTTTGCTAAAAGGCGTAGAAGTTACAAAGAAGATGTTGGTGTTATAAATAATATCAATGCGTTGGAAATAGCAGCGAAACAGTTGCCTAAAGCTAAAAAATAA
- a CDS encoding restriction endonuclease subunit S gives MAPKNWKREQISKLCEHAIDCLNRTAPIVDEETPYIMIRTSNIKEGKIHLADIKYVNEDVYIKWTRRLAPKLGDVILTREAPVGEVGIVNSHEKIFLGQRLFQYRANRNLLDPKFLLYTLLSPNTQKYIKEVSFGATVHHIKVEEALKIPICYPPLSEQTAIADLLSTWDKAIEKIEQLIDKKLESKSYQLKALINGKKPNDTVGAFARPKARKTKRPTESYLALGIRSHFKGSFQRKIEDPETVSMETLYRVKKNDLIVNITFAWEGAIALVKEEDEHCYVSHRFPTYVINEKVANPRFIHHMIQSNRMKYELTNISPGGAGRNRVLNKKDFLKIPIWLPDIKTQKKIGEALDTMDQEIKILEQLLEKYKKQKRGLMQKLLTGKWWVKIKEA, from the coding sequence ATGGCTCCAAAAAACTGGAAAAGGGAACAAATTTCGAAATTGTGTGAACATGCAATTGATTGTTTAAACCGGACAGCTCCCATCGTTGATGAAGAAACGCCATACATTATGATAAGGACATCAAACATTAAGGAGGGCAAGATCCATTTGGCTGATATCAAATATGTAAATGAAGATGTATATATAAAATGGACAAGAAGATTGGCTCCTAAACTAGGAGATGTGATTTTAACAAGAGAGGCTCCTGTAGGAGAAGTCGGTATTGTAAATTCGCATGAAAAAATATTTTTAGGACAAAGGCTTTTTCAATATAGAGCAAATAGAAATCTATTGGACCCTAAATTTTTGCTGTATACTTTGTTGTCACCAAACACTCAAAAGTACATTAAAGAGGTATCATTCGGCGCCACAGTTCACCATATAAAAGTAGAAGAAGCTTTAAAAATACCTATTTGTTACCCTCCTCTTTCAGAACAAACAGCCATTGCAGATCTGCTTTCTACTTGGGATAAGGCTATCGAAAAGATTGAGCAGCTTATTGACAAAAAACTCGAATCTAAATCCTACCAACTTAAAGCTCTTATCAATGGAAAAAAGCCGAACGATACTGTTGGTGCTTTCGCCCGACCAAAAGCCCGCAAAACAAAAAGACCAACCGAATCATACCTTGCGTTAGGGATAAGAAGCCATTTCAAGGGCTCTTTTCAGAGAAAAATCGAAGATCCTGAAACTGTGAGTATGGAAACCCTCTACAGGGTAAAAAAGAACGACCTTATCGTAAACATAACGTTCGCATGGGAAGGTGCAATTGCACTGGTAAAGGAAGAAGATGAACACTGTTACGTTTCCCATCGGTTCCCAACATATGTCATCAATGAAAAGGTAGCCAATCCAAGATTCATTCATCATATGATTCAATCAAATCGGATGAAATACGAATTGACCAATATTTCACCCGGTGGAGCCGGTAGAAACCGTGTTTTGAACAAAAAAGATTTTTTGAAAATTCCCATTTGGTTGCCCGATATCAAAACACAGAAAAAAATTGGTGAAGCATTAGACACCATGGATCAGGAGATCAAGATTTTGGAACAGCTTTTAGAGAAATATAAAAAACAAAAACGCGGCCTGATGCAGAAATTGCTCACCGGCAAATGGTGGGTGAAAATCAAGGAGGCATGA